TTTTGGAGGATGATTTTTGTTTTTGCTAAATATCAACTGATATAGTATTATGAATATAAAGTGAAAAAATTAGGAGGGATTTTTTTGAAAAAGCTCGTAGTAGTTGGCAAAATTTTAGTTAATGAAGCCATTAATGTTAATGTGAAGCGCATGGTTATAGATGCACCACAAATTGCTGATTTAGCACAGCCTGGACAATTTGTGCATGTAAAAAAAATGGACAGCGTTAATTTTTTACGTCGTCCATTTAGTATTGCTGATGTGAATAAAGATGAAGGTACTATTACTTTAATTTATCGTATTGTAGGTAAAGGAACAGCTGAATATTCTGAACTTAAAGTAGGAGAACAATTCAATATCTTAGGACCAATCGGCAATGGTTTTGAATTAAAATCCGGCAGACCATTATTGATTGGTGGCGGTGTTGGTATCGCTCCACTCATCTATTTAGCTCGTAAATTAAAAGATGAAAAACCGATTTTATTAATCGGTGGTAAAAATAAAGATGAAGTTTTCTGGAAAGATTATTTAGAAGAATTTGCTGATAAAATCTACATCACAACAGATGATGGTTCTGTTGGTTTCAAAGGTTTTACAATTCAGCTTTTACCACAGATTTTAGCAGAAAACAAAATCGAACATATCTACACTTGCGGCCCAAATATAATGATGGAAGGTGTAGCTAAACTTGCTCATGAACAAGATATTGACTGTCAAGTTTCATTAGAAAAACGCATGGCTTGCGGTATCGGTGTTTGTCTTGGTTGTACTTTTGAAGGCAAATTGACAAAGAAAAGACGCAAGGTTTGCACAGAAGGACCTGTATTTCCATCTAAGGAGGTTTTTTAAATGAATTTAGCTGTAAAGATTGGTAATCTTGAATTAAAAAATCCTGTAATGGGTGCTTCAGGAACTTTTGGTTTTGGTAAAGAATATGAAGATTTTCTCGATGTAAATGAAATCGGTGCAATCGTAACAAAAGGTGTTACACCAAAACCGCGTGCTGGCAATCCAGGCGTTAGAATTGCAGAAACTCCTGCTGGTATGCTTAACTGTATCGGTCTTGAAAATCCGGGTGTAGATGCTTTTATCTGTGATATCTTACCTAAAATAAAAAAATACAATACAGCTGTTATTGTAAATATTTCAGCAAGCACAGTAGAAGAATATGCTGAAATGGCATGGCGTTTAGATATTGATGGCGTAGATGCTGTAGAAGTAAATATTTCTTGTCCGAACGTAAAAGAAGGCGGTATCGTTTTCGGCACAGACCCAAAAGCAGCCGCTGCTGTAACTCGTGCAGTAAAAACGCATACAAGCAAAACTGTAATTGTAAAATTATCACCAAATGTAACGGATATCACTGTTATGGCAAAAGCTGTTGAAGAAGCTGGCGCAGATGCAATTTCTATGATAAATACTTTAACTGGTATGGTAATTGATATAAATACAAGAAAACCACTTTTAGGCAATATAACTGGCGGACTTTCTGGCCCAGCTGTAAAACCAGTAGCAGTACGCATGGTATGGCAAGTTGCAAAAGTTGTTAAAATTCCTATCATTGGCATGGGTGGCATCACTTGTGCTGAAGATGCTATCGAATTTATGCTTGCAGGAGCAACCGCTGTAGCTGTTGGTGCTTATAATTTCGTTGACCCATCTGCTTTAAAAGTTGTAGCTGATGGCATTGCAGATTATATGAAAAAACACAATATTGAAGATGTAAATGAACTTATAGGAGCAGTACAAGCTTAAAATTAAGATTTTACCAGGTGTATTTTTGATAAATAATCTATAAAGCTAAGAAATATAAGCTTTTGAAGCGGTTTTTTAGCATGACTATAAAAAATCAAAATCGCCTGGTAAAATTTTTTCATATCCTTGAATACCAAGGGTTTAGAGATTATAATAAAAAAAGAAACCTTGATAAATAGAGGGATTAATAGCAACATACGATGTATTTGAATCAAAAATATAGCATAAATAAAAAATAGTTTTTACTGGATTAATAGCAACATACGATGTATTTGAATACAAAATAAGTTTTATCAATTATTTTTTTCTGGATAGATTAATAGCAACATACGATGTATTTGAATTTGCTTGCCCCTAAAATAGAGCCTAAAAACATTGCTGATTAATA
The window above is part of the Megamonas hypermegale genome. Proteins encoded here:
- a CDS encoding dihydroorotate dehydrogenase electron transfer subunit, coding for MKKLVVVGKILVNEAINVNVKRMVIDAPQIADLAQPGQFVHVKKMDSVNFLRRPFSIADVNKDEGTITLIYRIVGKGTAEYSELKVGEQFNILGPIGNGFELKSGRPLLIGGGVGIAPLIYLARKLKDEKPILLIGGKNKDEVFWKDYLEEFADKIYITTDDGSVGFKGFTIQLLPQILAENKIEHIYTCGPNIMMEGVAKLAHEQDIDCQVSLEKRMACGIGVCLGCTFEGKLTKKRRKVCTEGPVFPSKEVF
- a CDS encoding dihydroorotate dehydrogenase codes for the protein MNLAVKIGNLELKNPVMGASGTFGFGKEYEDFLDVNEIGAIVTKGVTPKPRAGNPGVRIAETPAGMLNCIGLENPGVDAFICDILPKIKKYNTAVIVNISASTVEEYAEMAWRLDIDGVDAVEVNISCPNVKEGGIVFGTDPKAAAAVTRAVKTHTSKTVIVKLSPNVTDITVMAKAVEEAGADAISMINTLTGMVIDINTRKPLLGNITGGLSGPAVKPVAVRMVWQVAKVVKIPIIGMGGITCAEDAIEFMLAGATAVAVGAYNFVDPSALKVVADGIADYMKKHNIEDVNELIGAVQA